tggagctatcgaaattggcgtagtcctgtacaagctcaataccaaactctacctcccgaacagtggtaaacccgtaattcttctgaaaaacatccggtattcacaaaccaccgccacagattcgggtttcttttctaattctttgtcatcaagtacatacgcaaggtatgcttcgcacccctttcttacatatttctaggccaacattgatgatattactgctggcaacccctttaagtccgtagactcaactcggattatctcgttatttgcgcacctcaaatcaatagtcttgcttttgcaattcacaaccgcatcatgcacggtcaaccaatctaaaccgaggataacatcaaattcatcaaacggcaaaagcatcaagtccgccgaaaaataagaacctcgaattactaggggacatttcttacacactttgtcgacaagcacgtaacgacccaagggatttgacacccgaattacgaactcagtagactcaatagttaaagtcttactggatgctaaggtttcacatatataagaatgagtagaaccagggtcaatcaaagcaatcacattagtatcaaggagagtaaaagtaccagtaataacatctggcgaggaagcatcctagcgtgcgcgtatagcataagccctagcaggagcacgagccttagatctggtcgtagcatctctagatcctctctgaccaccactaatattgcccgtatttctagatggtctacctcgagcagtggtagcactcggtttcccactctgatttgcattctgttcagacaacctcggacaatctttaatgaagtggtcaactgacccgcacttgtaacaggagcggtcatggaatctacaactccccgaatgccatttactacaatactggcactctgctTTGTCTCGACGATcagttccaacactggcgaccgaagtgactcgtgcactcacagggggtcgatcgcgatctcgtctagaaaagcccgaagtgtttctagatcggcctaaatcatctctaaatttcttcgatgactgtggaaagggcttccccgaagacttattacgaaactcctttgctcccatatcagcttttcttttccctatactgagctcctcagctttgcaagctcactcgacaagtgccacaaattctcggatttccaaaatgccaacatatagctttatatcatcattcagcccatcctcgaaacgtttacacatcacggcttctgaagaatgcattctcgcgcgtaccggctaagccttacaaattttcgttcatagtcggtaaccgacatggaaccttgtttaagttcaagaaattccttccgttttttatcaatgaatctctgactgatatacttctttcgaaactcggtttggaaaaactcccaagttacttgctctctgggcacgacagaagtcaacgtattccaccaatagtaggcagaatcacgtagcaaggagatagtacactttaggcactcatcgggtgtgcaagatagctcatcgagtacccggatagtgttgtccaaccaaaatttagcttgcgcGCATCATCaccgtccgtagctttaaattcatagcccgtgttttcggattcatcaactggggcttatttgaccttatttggtcgattctggaggtatcgTGAGgtcggggtggtatttgtcgggaatggaggttgtggaacagccgtattagttcgaatgtattggttgaaccaatcattcatcacgctatagaaagcttgtctagcttcatcattcggattactagcattaagttgagagtccgccggccgtCCCTTGTCGgaagcagcgctacactctcaagatcatcaccaccgcttcggtcgggatcgggatccattactataaataaacacatttgcaaatgtcgaaatcaccacactatcaaataatcacataaaatggcatgtatagctagacccaaacgcattacggtagtcctagaatcgactaaaccgtagctcgataccaatttaattgtaacacccgtgcactgagaccgttgcgagtcggacacgagggtttgcgacttaaatcacttgctttcacagtccattttaaaaatttccaggcagttggctaactacgtcactgtcaccttaaaaattatatcttgagttccaaaactctaaaattagtttcgtaatttttccctgaaactagactcatatgtccatctatatattttttttctataatttttggtcgggccaattagtacagtttattagttaaagtctcccctgttacagggtacgactacactgaccttcatgcattacgacttggatatctccctgtacagggcttcaatactgatgtcgtttgtttttatagaaactagactcaaaaaggtatctctaaatatatggaatgacttctaaatgtctcttgttaatttataatgaatttccaaagtcaaatcaggggatctagaaactgttctggccctgtctcacgaaaactttaacatctcataatatactgttcatatgaatgtttcgttactttcctatgaaaatagattcatcaaggttcgattacataatttattcactatttaattccattcctaatttttttagtgatttttcacatccacgtcactgctgctgccagcatctatttttaaggtaaactttacctatttcatgatcctccatggatcaactagagtttgtcatacatataccaaaagtgataatgaataaccattcccatggctaaccgttaccaacatttccatacctctcgacggacaacatacaaaacgattataatgctatgatcgaagtatatttaagccattttcgcatggctatccaaatttacacaaaactgaagggtacatgaccaacaacaaaagggtagtcctatacatgccatttcaaagttgaaccaaagtataccaaaaggagctttgatagtgtgggcgacttcgacttcaaaaatcctgagtccgatagctgaagaaccaaaatctataaaacagagaattaaataaacagagtaagcattaaatgcttagtaagttttgagaaaagaatttaagcacaactgaagtatagcattcatataactaaacggataattccatatatacatattctcaaatcattcctacttcacattccaacccctatattcatacataagggatcatcttagccaaataccggaagctcattactcgattgaaataatattattcgaaggaaatcaactattccaatgcacatacgaaacatacctcattgttgggattttacaagcgtattaactgaaatttttacagcaaggtcgctcattcccgaatcacataccttcgaatttaaccgaatatagctactcgttcaaatgccttcgggacatagcccggttatagtaactcgcacaaatgccttcgggacttaacccggatttagtaactcgcaccaatgccttcgggcttagcccggaattagtaactcgcacaaatgccatcggattttagtccggatatagtcacttagcacaaaagccttcggacttagccggatatcattcaataaccaagcacatatatcaataaatcatgacacatccgtatttcattttcattaccaaagctcaaacacaagacacttatcacacttgcaatttcggcacaatagccacatacaaagagcatgattttgatttgcttaaaacatgatctaatcaaatcataatctaagttccattactcaaaacttacctcggatgtggtagaACGATTtcactattcgataactttttcctttccctatccaactgtggtcctctaagctcttgagctaattcaaacaaatttaacttattaaagtctcattatgctagcttatggccgaatatgacaaggagtttaataggtcatatggccaccctttagctcaaatacacaatggtcatgcatttttaatcacattaagcaatttaacacaattcatttgaacatcaaaagagaacctcaaggtacttagcccatatatacattaggcattagagtcacatacatatggaatcatgaatcaaactcaacattttagcccacactctcttttagccgattatctaagccaagataaaagcatcaatatgcttgcctctaaccgaacacatacaacacaaatctatttcatgtggcgaatatacatgtctaggttgaggctgattatatgcttaatacttcctacaaatatggttgcttgtattgactacataccattttgtttcaaattcaaaactcgctaatacacacatacacactagtaaatcaaacactaacatttgctcttcaccttactaccatttctcatccaaataacgtgaataacaaccatatttctcctctactttctaccatggccgaatgcatcacaacaccataacatttcgattttggtcatggttaaacaaagaacttaatgtctcactcaaaatgctaaaagaagattcaagagtcatcaatccaccatcacatgcatcattacaaagcttcacttttagcatgtaaatgacatcaacaccaagcaagaatgatgcatgcatggccgagtgtcatttccatcacatagcaagatttagaccatgggctaggtagaactcaagctaccaactaaaacatgcatgcatctcatggaacatcatcaaacataccttagcctagttacatgcatggccgaacctcttcaacccttcttcttccttcctccttaaaattttcggccaaggatgaaccaaaggatgaagccttctttctttttttctagtttcggcaaaatggggggggggaaacaaccacacacttttttttttctttcttttcaacatattcctttcattattttattaccatgcccttattttatttttcctaacatacatcactaacataacatgtttgtgacatgtttccacccatagcatggccgccactatgcttcaatttggctaatttgatatgcaaggacaagcactttcccacatatattaataggccattttaacacttgcctagcatatttctaaattgtctcacataagtccctactaataaatttcacatacaccgaccaaattaaagtatggaactatcacacaagcatttacgcacatcataaacacagaatataacctttaattatttataagactcggtttcgtggtcccgaaaccactttccaactaggggcaatttagggctatcacaccGTCCTTGGCGGATATACTTGCAAAAGCTCTTTCTGATACTTTCGGGTGTTGCAATAGTTGTTGAGACAGATTCAAAGGAGTGCAATAATGATGATAATTAGAGTTGTCCATTGGTCGAGTTAAGCCAAGTAAAAAATTTAGGCCTGTTTTCTAGGCTCGGGCTCGGCCCAAAAAATGACCTTAAATTTTTGCCCAAGTCCTACCcaggtaaaaatattaaaacccaAGCCGGACTCGACCtacattaatattttttatattattttatataaaaataaatttaaaaatataatgcatCAACTAcactaaaacattaaaaataaaaattttccaacaaatagaaaaaattaaaaatatatatatacttaaataacaatAAGATAAGTATAACTTAACAaacaaatacctttaaaatagtagcaaattaataataaaataagagttatacaatattcaaataataataacaacatagtaacaatataatagcgaaatgatagtaaaacaatgaaaaaacaataaaaaaaattaggaacaattttttttttttttgcaaattctgGTCAAGCTGGGCTAGATTGGCCCAAAAAGCTTACCCAAAATCTGGCCCGTTCAAAAAATGAACCTtattttttttgtccaaactcatttttcgaacttatatttttgtccaaaacctCCCACTTTTTGAGCGGGCCTTCGAATCAGGCATGAACAAGTCTAGTGATAATGGTGATTATAATGATGTTGTCGATATGATAAAAAAAAGTTGTTGGAAAATTGTAACCTAATGTGTAAAATAATAAGATCCTCAAATTGATAGTTTCACTCTAAAGAAAGACAATTAGagattaaatgaaaaaaaaaataaagatgtaTTTCTTATTGACCGAGAGTTTGAACCAAAAGAGGTGCAAAAAGTGTTTGCTGCTACTCAGGAGATTCTTAGGAAGTTGAGCTTCAGaagtgaaaattttgatgaaatattaGTTGTTGGAAGAACTAAAACATGTCACAGAGGCCTAGGTTACATTGGTAATGACGAGGAAACTTGTTCTCCGTCTATTTTTGTTTAAGCTAAAGATCATATTGTTCCTCCTCCATAAATAGGTGAAAGGAAATTAAAAAGGCCTACACGTTACTACCATGAAAATATTGACCACATTAGACTATAATGATACAAGATGCAGGACGATCTAAGCCGAAATAACTCCAAACATGTTACACAATATGTTGCAATAGCTTCCTAATCTGTTGATTTTTTCAGAGCCAAGGAAATTGGCACACCCATTAAATTAACATGAAGAATGGTAAAGTTTGGTCACATTAGGCCTCAATGTTATGAGCTACTCAATTATCTTAAAAGAAATTGTTATGTTTCACCGCATGTTGCTCAAGGTGTTCCAACAAGCCATGAAACATGAAGAATATCTCACAAGAAAATGTAGGTTAAAAAAGATTAATCACTTGTCAGTTTTGAAGATAAACAGCATATTAACGCCCGAGTTAAATATAAAGTTATTACTCATGTTGATCAAATTGAGGATATAGTGATTGTCATGGATACTCGATCAATGATTTGTGGAAAAAGTCCTTATTACTCCACGAGTTACAATTCTTGTTTTACAGGATTGTTGATGTAGCACCTCATCTCATCTCTTTTAACAAACCTAATTCAAACTTAACCGGGGAGAATAAGAAGGAACATTAGAATAGAGAATAGAGTAAGGGAGAGTAATGGTGGTATTATAATGTCACTGATTTTTTGGTTAATTTATTGAACTGAACTAATCAAGGTATATGAAACGTTACAGTGTCATACATACACTGTCATTCTTGCAAATAATTGATGAATTCTTAGCAGATTGGACCCGCAACAGCTCTGCTGTCAACAGCGAGAACAGTACAATCATTAAACAATTCCACAAAAATTCATAAAATCAAATGCTGTGATATTTTTCTTTTTGGTTCATAAAATGCTGTAAAGTTTAGACAAATGGCTTTCGATTCCTTCACCTATTCAAACATTAACCATCCCACGTGACAAATACCCATCAATGAACATTCAAAGTTAGCTTTAGGGTAACCCATAATGTGCAACTCAACTGTCTTATAATGTGTGATTCCAAAGTAGAAAATGTCACATCTCACTCATTCATCTCTTCACTAACTCCCACCCAAAGAATCTTCCTCCTTGAACAATCCTTGCCTAGAATTTTGTCCATTGATGGAGCAGTTTAGATCCAATTCATACAAGGATGGTGGAGAAATGCAGATGAAGAGTTACTATGGAGGAGGGCCAAGTAACATGCAAGACATGAGGTGTTACAGTGAAAATTCTGTTCAACAAAACCAGCTTGGCAAGGAGATTAAGATGAAGAAAAGCAAAAGCTCTGGAGGGTCTGCTTCAAAGAGCTGGAGTTTTACTGATCCTGAGCTGCAGAGAAAGAAAAGGGTTGCCAGCTACAAGGTTTATGCTGTTGAAGGCAAGATGAAAGGGTCTTTCAGGAAAAGTTTCAGGTGGATCAAGGACACTGCCACCCAAGTTGTCTATGGCTGGAGGTGATCGATCATCTATGCCCATGGCTCATCTCTTTGTTTTGTTTGAGGTTTGTGCTTTTACTATTTGGTGAATGATGGATGAAAAACTTGAGATTAGGGGCGAAGTTCCCCTTTTATTTAAGAATCTTGAATCTGAAATCTTCATAAACTATGGAATGTGAAAATTGATGTTTCTTGGATGAGTTTCTACATTAAGCtcaataaacttttttttttttaaatgaaaatggTATTGATTGCTCTGATTGTGTTAATTTAGCTTAGTTCATGGTTTATGGAGCTATGTTGCAACATTAACGGTATCTGTGTTGCAATTGATATTTCAACGGAACTTGATAAATTAGAAATAGATTTAACTTTCCTTGACAATGTATTATCCTCTCTTTGTTACCATAATAGTAAACATTACATAAATGTGACATTTTTGTACCGACACACTGTTGAATTCCCTTGCAACCGAGTCCGAGTCATGTGTAGATCTCCTTTGAGATACAATAATAATTTCTACACCAGGAAAAGTAAGCATTTATGGGCAATCCCTCCAAGGCAATCCTTTTTTCTCACCTAAGCGGCTGGCCATTGATGCTGAGTTTGACTGACATTTGAGCCCACAGAGTAAAAGTTGCTGATTCATAGCCCAACATGACACCAACCATATTATTTACTATAAAACTTTAGTCATGGGAGATGAAACCAAGAAAATTAAATGGTGGTTTATAGCTTTTGAATTGCAACCAACTAAAATAACTCAAAAACAATAATATAGTCAATGAACAATAGAGAACAAAACATGAAAGAAGTGTTGTAATAATAGTTCTAAGGAAGCAAAGATTGGCCTTGTGTCAAATCCTACCTTTTTTTCCCTTTACATCTACAGTTTCAACATTCTACATTATACAAGAGTAACATCAACAAGCCAAGATATGGCAAGTTTTTAAACAATGATGAACATATTCTTCTACTATTTTCACAGGCCACCGCTCTTACATTTGTCAACTACTGTACATGCAATAACCCCCCTTAAAGGCATCAACAAGCTAATAATAACTAATGATAAAAACAAAGGCCTCAAAGTGACACTGCAAATAGCCAGAAAAGAAAGAGCCCTAAACATCTTCAAAAATACCTAAGATTGACTGAATGTTGTTATGATGAGCGGGCTGGACTATGGATCTCTGA
The Gossypium arboreum isolate Shixiya-1 chromosome 10, ASM2569848v2, whole genome shotgun sequence genome window above contains:
- the LOC108466621 gene encoding uncharacterized protein LOC108466621, which gives rise to MEQFRSNSYKDGGEMQMKSYYGGGPSNMQDMRCYSENSVQQNQLGKEIKMKKSKSSGGSASKSWSFTDPELQRKKRVASYKVYAVEGKMKGSFRKSFRWIKDTATQVVYGWR